Proteins encoded in a region of the Populus nigra chromosome 3, ddPopNigr1.1, whole genome shotgun sequence genome:
- the LOC133688232 gene encoding uncharacterized WD repeat-containing protein C2A9.03-like isoform X1, which translates to MSQYQGDEMDHVVDDYEIAEVDDDVYFHGRFMADSESEDDDDDDEYDHLDNKITDTSAADARKGKDIQGIPWERLSISREKYRQTRLEQYKNYENVPQSGESSEKECEPIKKGGMFYEFWHNTRSVKSTILHFQLRNLVWSTSKHDVYLMSHYSIVHWSSLSCKKNEVLNVSGHVAPCEKHPGSLLEGFTQTQVSTLAVKDRLLIAGGFQGELICKYLDRPGVSFCSRTTYDDNAITNAIEIYECPSGAVHFMASNNDSGVRNFDMERFQQTKHFCFDWPVNHTSLSPDGKLLVIVGDNPDGILVDSQTGKPIMSLCGHVDFSFASAWHPDGRIFATGNQDKTCRIWDARNLSKSVAVLKGNLGAIRSIRFTSDGQFMSMAEPADFVHVYDAKNGFEKEQEIDFFGEISGVSFSPDTESLFIGVWDRTYGSLLQYNRRRSYSYVDSLM; encoded by the exons ATGTCCCAGTACCAAGGGGATGAAATGGATCACGTGGTTGATGACTATGAGATCGCAGAAGTAGATGATGATGTCTATTTTCATGGCAGATTCATGGCTGATTCAGAGTcagaggatgatgatgatgatgatgaatatgATCATTTG GATAATAAGATAACGGATACATCTGCTGCAGATGCTCGGAAGGGAAAGGATATCCAGGGAATTCCTTGGGAAAGATTGAGCATTTCCCGAGAGAAGTACCGACAAACTAGGTTAGAGCAGTACAAGAACTATGAAAACGTACCTCAATCAGGAGAAAGTTCAGAGAAG GAATGTGAACCTATTAAGAAAGGGGGGATGTTTTATGAGTTCTGGCACAACACCAGATCAGTGAAATCTACAATCCTTCATTTCCAA TTGCGAAACTTGGTTTGGTCAACATCAAAGCATGATGTCTACCTCATGTCACATTACTCCATCGTTCACTGGTCATCATTAAGTtgcaaaaaaaatgaagtcCTTAATGTTTCTGGGCATGTGGCACCTTGTGAG AAACACCCGGGAAGCCTCTTAGAAGGATTCACACAAACTCAAGTTAGTACACTGGCAGTAAAGGATAGGTTGTTGATTGCTGGGGGGTTCCAGGGAGAACTAATTTGCAAG TATTTGGATCGACCAGGTGTTAGCTTCTGCTCCAGAACGACCTATGATGATAATGCCATCACAAATGCGATTGAGATTTATGAATGTCCCAG TGGTGCAGTTCATTTCATGGCTTCAAATAATGACAGTGGAGTGAGAAACTTTGACATGGAGAGATTTCAGCAAACTAAGCATTTCTGCTTTGATTGGCCTGTGAAT CACACCTCATTGAGTCCTGATGGTAAGCTTCTTGTCATTGTCGGTGACAACCCCGACGGGATACTGGTGGATTCTCAAACAGGAAAG CCCATTATGTCTTTATGTGGGCACGTGGATTTCTCATTTGCATCTGCTTGGCATCCTGACGGCCGCATTTTTGCCACGGGGAACCAAGACAAAACCTGTCGTATTTGGGATGCTCGGAACTTGTCAAAGTCTGTTGCTGTGCTGAAGGGCAATCTAGGAGCCATTAGATCAATTCGTTTTACATCTGATGGGCAGTTCATGTCAATGGCAGAGCCAGCAGACTTTGTGCATGTCTATGATGCGAAGAATGGGTTTGAGAAAGAGCAGGAGATCGACTTTTTTGGGGAGATATCTGGTGTGTCTTTTAGCCCTGATACAGAATCCCTCTTCATTGGAGTGTGGGATCGCACCTATGGAAGCCTCCTTCAGTACAACCGACGCAGGAGTTACTCATATGTCGACTCCCTCATGTGA
- the LOC133688232 gene encoding uncharacterized WD repeat-containing protein C2A9.03-like isoform X2, translating into MDHVVDDYEIAEVDDDVYFHGRFMADSESEDDDDDDEYDHLDNKITDTSAADARKGKDIQGIPWERLSISREKYRQTRLEQYKNYENVPQSGESSEKECEPIKKGGMFYEFWHNTRSVKSTILHFQLRNLVWSTSKHDVYLMSHYSIVHWSSLSCKKNEVLNVSGHVAPCEKHPGSLLEGFTQTQVSTLAVKDRLLIAGGFQGELICKYLDRPGVSFCSRTTYDDNAITNAIEIYECPSGAVHFMASNNDSGVRNFDMERFQQTKHFCFDWPVNHTSLSPDGKLLVIVGDNPDGILVDSQTGKPIMSLCGHVDFSFASAWHPDGRIFATGNQDKTCRIWDARNLSKSVAVLKGNLGAIRSIRFTSDGQFMSMAEPADFVHVYDAKNGFEKEQEIDFFGEISGVSFSPDTESLFIGVWDRTYGSLLQYNRRRSYSYVDSLM; encoded by the exons ATGGATCACGTGGTTGATGACTATGAGATCGCAGAAGTAGATGATGATGTCTATTTTCATGGCAGATTCATGGCTGATTCAGAGTcagaggatgatgatgatgatgatgaatatgATCATTTG GATAATAAGATAACGGATACATCTGCTGCAGATGCTCGGAAGGGAAAGGATATCCAGGGAATTCCTTGGGAAAGATTGAGCATTTCCCGAGAGAAGTACCGACAAACTAGGTTAGAGCAGTACAAGAACTATGAAAACGTACCTCAATCAGGAGAAAGTTCAGAGAAG GAATGTGAACCTATTAAGAAAGGGGGGATGTTTTATGAGTTCTGGCACAACACCAGATCAGTGAAATCTACAATCCTTCATTTCCAA TTGCGAAACTTGGTTTGGTCAACATCAAAGCATGATGTCTACCTCATGTCACATTACTCCATCGTTCACTGGTCATCATTAAGTtgcaaaaaaaatgaagtcCTTAATGTTTCTGGGCATGTGGCACCTTGTGAG AAACACCCGGGAAGCCTCTTAGAAGGATTCACACAAACTCAAGTTAGTACACTGGCAGTAAAGGATAGGTTGTTGATTGCTGGGGGGTTCCAGGGAGAACTAATTTGCAAG TATTTGGATCGACCAGGTGTTAGCTTCTGCTCCAGAACGACCTATGATGATAATGCCATCACAAATGCGATTGAGATTTATGAATGTCCCAG TGGTGCAGTTCATTTCATGGCTTCAAATAATGACAGTGGAGTGAGAAACTTTGACATGGAGAGATTTCAGCAAACTAAGCATTTCTGCTTTGATTGGCCTGTGAAT CACACCTCATTGAGTCCTGATGGTAAGCTTCTTGTCATTGTCGGTGACAACCCCGACGGGATACTGGTGGATTCTCAAACAGGAAAG CCCATTATGTCTTTATGTGGGCACGTGGATTTCTCATTTGCATCTGCTTGGCATCCTGACGGCCGCATTTTTGCCACGGGGAACCAAGACAAAACCTGTCGTATTTGGGATGCTCGGAACTTGTCAAAGTCTGTTGCTGTGCTGAAGGGCAATCTAGGAGCCATTAGATCAATTCGTTTTACATCTGATGGGCAGTTCATGTCAATGGCAGAGCCAGCAGACTTTGTGCATGTCTATGATGCGAAGAATGGGTTTGAGAAAGAGCAGGAGATCGACTTTTTTGGGGAGATATCTGGTGTGTCTTTTAGCCCTGATACAGAATCCCTCTTCATTGGAGTGTGGGATCGCACCTATGGAAGCCTCCTTCAGTACAACCGACGCAGGAGTTACTCATATGTCGACTCCCTCATGTGA
- the LOC133688232 gene encoding uncharacterized WD repeat-containing protein C2A9.03-like isoform X3, whose product MADSESEDDDDDDEYDHLDNKITDTSAADARKGKDIQGIPWERLSISREKYRQTRLEQYKNYENVPQSGESSEKECEPIKKGGMFYEFWHNTRSVKSTILHFQLRNLVWSTSKHDVYLMSHYSIVHWSSLSCKKNEVLNVSGHVAPCEKHPGSLLEGFTQTQVSTLAVKDRLLIAGGFQGELICKYLDRPGVSFCSRTTYDDNAITNAIEIYECPSGAVHFMASNNDSGVRNFDMERFQQTKHFCFDWPVNHTSLSPDGKLLVIVGDNPDGILVDSQTGKPIMSLCGHVDFSFASAWHPDGRIFATGNQDKTCRIWDARNLSKSVAVLKGNLGAIRSIRFTSDGQFMSMAEPADFVHVYDAKNGFEKEQEIDFFGEISGVSFSPDTESLFIGVWDRTYGSLLQYNRRRSYSYVDSLM is encoded by the exons ATGGCTGATTCAGAGTcagaggatgatgatgatgatgatgaatatgATCATTTG GATAATAAGATAACGGATACATCTGCTGCAGATGCTCGGAAGGGAAAGGATATCCAGGGAATTCCTTGGGAAAGATTGAGCATTTCCCGAGAGAAGTACCGACAAACTAGGTTAGAGCAGTACAAGAACTATGAAAACGTACCTCAATCAGGAGAAAGTTCAGAGAAG GAATGTGAACCTATTAAGAAAGGGGGGATGTTTTATGAGTTCTGGCACAACACCAGATCAGTGAAATCTACAATCCTTCATTTCCAA TTGCGAAACTTGGTTTGGTCAACATCAAAGCATGATGTCTACCTCATGTCACATTACTCCATCGTTCACTGGTCATCATTAAGTtgcaaaaaaaatgaagtcCTTAATGTTTCTGGGCATGTGGCACCTTGTGAG AAACACCCGGGAAGCCTCTTAGAAGGATTCACACAAACTCAAGTTAGTACACTGGCAGTAAAGGATAGGTTGTTGATTGCTGGGGGGTTCCAGGGAGAACTAATTTGCAAG TATTTGGATCGACCAGGTGTTAGCTTCTGCTCCAGAACGACCTATGATGATAATGCCATCACAAATGCGATTGAGATTTATGAATGTCCCAG TGGTGCAGTTCATTTCATGGCTTCAAATAATGACAGTGGAGTGAGAAACTTTGACATGGAGAGATTTCAGCAAACTAAGCATTTCTGCTTTGATTGGCCTGTGAAT CACACCTCATTGAGTCCTGATGGTAAGCTTCTTGTCATTGTCGGTGACAACCCCGACGGGATACTGGTGGATTCTCAAACAGGAAAG CCCATTATGTCTTTATGTGGGCACGTGGATTTCTCATTTGCATCTGCTTGGCATCCTGACGGCCGCATTTTTGCCACGGGGAACCAAGACAAAACCTGTCGTATTTGGGATGCTCGGAACTTGTCAAAGTCTGTTGCTGTGCTGAAGGGCAATCTAGGAGCCATTAGATCAATTCGTTTTACATCTGATGGGCAGTTCATGTCAATGGCAGAGCCAGCAGACTTTGTGCATGTCTATGATGCGAAGAATGGGTTTGAGAAAGAGCAGGAGATCGACTTTTTTGGGGAGATATCTGGTGTGTCTTTTAGCCCTGATACAGAATCCCTCTTCATTGGAGTGTGGGATCGCACCTATGGAAGCCTCCTTCAGTACAACCGACGCAGGAGTTACTCATATGTCGACTCCCTCATGTGA
- the LOC133689528 gene encoding protein ENDOSPERM DEFECTIVE 1-like → MMKQEQATLGPHPPNPPPRRPRVREVSSRFMSPIASPSSSLSPLPSNKQRSSFVQRQRRNQELDADCSPQRKQQQQQHQRAVVKLSKKNEPRSHTHNHRPDTPTLNPINTSSYSKLLLMHQRSTSNINISSAAAKLLKSTGISISTDSSSDHHNINNGVRSSLPDLLGDTDTSSCDPSLFHSLKSAKLPPVGPCSKIPIDASRKTKKVSSHQEDVQSLKLLHNHYLQWRFVNAKAQASTQAQTSETERNLYSLGVKIAELYNSVKRKRVELGLLQRIKLLWTIIEAQMPYLDEWSAFETDYSVSLSEAIQALLNASLQVPISGNARADIREVGEALNSAAKLMDTIAFHIESLMPKAEETEHLISEVARVTGGERGLIEECGDLLSMTCNSQVKECSLRGQLIQFYQSRHNQQQGEEQ, encoded by the exons ATGATGAAGCAAGAGCAGGCAACCCTAGGCCCGCATCCCCCAAATCCTCCTCCTCGGAGGCCGAGGGTGAGGGAGGTCAGTTCCAGGTTCATGTCTCCAATTGCTTCTCCCTCCTCCTCTCTTTCCCCTCTTCCGTCCAATAAACAGCGCTCCAGCTTCGTGCAAAGGCAGCGCCGCAACCAGGAATTGGACGCCGACTGCAGCCCGCAgcgaaaacaacaacaacaacaacatcagCGTGCTGTGGTCAAGCTTTCCAAGAAGAACGAACCAAGATCCCATACCCATAATCACAGGCCCGATACCCCTACACTCAACCCCATCAACACATCCTCTTACTCTAAATTACTATTGATGCATCAACGTTCCACCTCCAACATCAACATCTCATCAGCTGCTGCGAAGCTGTTGAAATCCACTGGGATCTCCATTTCCACTGATTCCTCTTCGGATCATCACAACATCAATAATGGTGTCAGAAGCTCTCTTCCTGATCTCCTCGGCGATACTGATACTAG CAGCTGCGATCCCTCCTTGTTTCATTCACTCAAATCTGCAAAGCTGCCTCCAGTGGGCCCTTGCTCCAAGATCCCTATTGATGCttctagaaaaacaaagaaagtttcTAGTCACCAAGAAGACGTGCAATCTCTCAAGCTGCTGCACAACCACTACCTGCAGTGGAGATTTGTCAACGCAAAAGCACAGGCTTCCACACAAGCTCAGACAAGCGAAACTGAG AGAAACCTGTATTCCCTTGGTGTCAAGATAGCAGAATTATACAACTCAGTGAAAAGAAAACGCGTTGAGCTTGGCCTTCTGCAGAGAATCAAACTTTTATGGACCATTATTGAAGCTCAA ATGCCATATCTGGATGAATGGTCAGCTTTTGAAACGGATTATTCAGTATCCCTGTCAGAAGCAATTCAAGCTTTATTGAATGCCTCACTTCAAGTCCCAATCAGTGGAAATGCTAGA GCTGATATTAGGGAGGTAGGGGAGGCATTGAACTCTGCAGCAAAATTGATGGACACAATAGCTTTTCACATTGAAAGCCTTATGCCAAAG GCTGAAGAAACAGAACATTTGATCTCAGAAGTAGCTAGGGTGACTGGAGGAGAAAGAGGTCTTATTGAAGAATGTGGGGATCTGTTGTCAATGACATGTAATTCACAG GTGAAGGAATGCAGCTTGCGAGGGCAGCTAATTCAGTTCTATCAGAGCCGTCACAATCAACAACAGGGAGAGGAGCAATAA
- the LOC133689249 gene encoding ras-related protein Rab11C: MAHRVDHEYDYLFKIVLIGDSGVGKSNILSRFTRNEFCLESKSTIGVEFATRTLQVDGKTVKAQIWDTAGQERYRAITSAYYRGAVGAFLVYDITKRQTFDNVQRWLRELRDHADSNIVIMMAGNKSDLNHLRAVQEEDGYALAEKEGLSFLETSALEATNIQKAFQTILTEIYHIISKKTLAAQEAAANSTVPGQGTTINVADASGNTKKGCCST, from the exons atggCTCATAGAGTAGATCATGAGTATGATTATCTGTTTAAGATCGTGCTGATCGGGGACTCTGGTGTTGGCAAATCCAATATTCTTTCCAGGTTTACCAGAAATGAATTCTGCCTGGAATCCAAGTCCACCATCGGTGTTGAGTTTGCCACCAGAACTCTCCAA GTGGATGGGAAGACGGTAAAGGCACAGATTTGGGATACAGCAGGTCAGGAGCGGTACCGAGCTATCACTAGTGCTTATTATAGAGGAGCTGTTGGTGCTTTTCTTGTTTATGACATAACCAAGAGGCAGACTTTTGACAATGTCCAGAGATGGCTTCGTGAATTAAGAGACCATGCAGACTCAAACATTGTTATCATGAtggctggaaacaagtctgactTGAATCATCTCAGGGCTGTTCAAGAGGAGGATGGTTATGCCTTGGCTGAGAAAGAAGGTCTCTCATTTCTTGAGACATCAGCTCTAGAAGCCACCAATATTCAGAAGGCGTTCCAAACCATTTTGACGGAGATCTATCATATTATTAGCAAGAAGACATTAGCAGCTCAGGAAGCAGCTGCCAATTCTACAGTTCCTGGTCAAGGAACCACTATCAATGTTGCTGATGCCTCGGGGAACACGAAGAAAGGTTGCTGTTCCACTTAA